AGCTGCTTAGTGCTGACTAGTCGTGAAAAACCGAAAGAAGTGGCATTACTCGAAGGACAAGCACTACCTGTTCGCTCATTGCCAATGAGTGGCTTGAAGATGGTGGAAGGGCAAGAAATCTTGAAACTCAAGGGGCTATCGGCGGCAGAGGATGAATGGAAAGTAATGATTGAACGTTATGCAGGCAATCCATTAGCCTTGAAGATAGTTGCCACGACTGTTCAAGATATCTTTGATGGTAATGTGACTGAGTTTTTGCAACAAGACACTGCTGTTTTTGGAGACATTCGCGATATTTTAGAGCAGCAGTTTGAGCGCTTGTCAGATTTAGAAAAAAACATAATGTACTGGCTAGCGATTAATCGTGAGTCAATTACCCTGTCAGAATTACGAGACGATATTATATCACCAGTACCACCAGCAAAATTACTAGAGGCTGTAGAATCTTTAGGAAGGCGATCGCTAATCGAGAAGGCTACGCCTACGCTGATTGAAAAAACTGGATCATTCTTTACGCTCCAGCCTGTAGTTATGGAATATGTGACTAGTAGCTTGATAGAAAATGTCTGTGAGGAGATTGTCACTCAGAATATTGATTTATTCAGATGTCATGCTCTGATGAAGGCGACGGGTAAAGACTATGTTAAAGATACCCAAGTTCGTCTCATCATCAAACCAGTTATAGATGGCTTGCTTGATGTTTTAAGAAGTAAAAGAAATATTGAAAATCAATTAACTCAAATTATCACAAAACTCCGAGAGACATCGCCGTTAGAACCAGGATATACAACTGGCAATATTCTCAATTTGCTTTCTCATTTAGAAACAGATTTAAATGGCTATGATTTTTCTTATCTGACTGTTTGGCAAGCAGACTTGCGAAGTGTGAATTTACACAATGTAAATTTTGTTCATGCCAATTTGACCAAGTCTGTTTTTGCCGAAACCCTTGGCGGTATTCATTCTGTGGCATTCAGCCCTGATGGAAAACTTTTAGCTACGGGGGATACTAATAATGAGATTTGCTTGTATCAAGTTGCGGATGGGAAACAACTGCTTACCTGCAAAGGGCACACAGGTTTTATCTGGCCGGTTAGCTTTAGCCCTGATGGTCATATTCTTGCTAGTGGAAGTGATGATCAAACAGTTAAGCTGTGGGATACTCGCACTGGGCAATGCTTAACCACCTTAAATCAGCATAATGGTGGAATATGGTCAGTTACCTTCAGTCCCCAAGGCACTATACTTGCCAGTAGTAGTGAAGACCAAACAGTAAAACTGTGGCATACCAGCACCGGGCAATGCTTCAAAACTTTGCAGGGACATAGTAATCGCGTTACATCAGTCGCTTTCAGTCCTCAAGGTCTCACGCTTGCCAGTGGCAGTGATGACAAAACTGTGAAGTTATGGGATATAAGTACTGGGCAATGCCTCAATACCGTACAGGTTGATAATAGTGGGAGTCGGTCAGTCGCCTTCAGCCCTGATGGTAAAACTCTGGCTATTGGTTGTCATGATAAGATGGTCAGGCTATGTGATCTCAGTACAGGAAAATTTGTTCAGATTTTGCAAGGTCATACTGACTGCGTAAATTCAGTGGTTTTCAGTTCTGATGGTAAGACGCTAGCAAGTAGCAGTGATGACCAAACGGTGAAATTGTGGGATATTAATACGGGTCGTTGTTGTACAAGCTTACAAGGGCATAGTAGCAGAATACCGTCAATTGCTTTTAGTCCAGAAGGAACGAAAATAGCAAGTGGCAGTGAAGATCAAACAGTAATGTTTTGGGATATCAAGACTGGTAAATGCCTCAAGATATTGCAAGGTTATTGTAATGGGATTTGGTCGGTTACCTTCAGTTCAAACGGTCTTGTTATTGCCAGTGGCAGTAACGACCAAAAGGTTAAGCTCTGGGATGCTATTACTGGTAAATGCCTCAAAACTTTTCAGGGGCATAGTAATCGAGTCACATCAGTCGCTTTTAGTTCGGATAGTCAAATACTTGCTAGTGGTAGTGAGGATCAAACAGTGAAACTGTGGGATGCTAGTACTGGTAGATGCCTCAAAACTTTTCAGGGACATAGTAATCGAGTCACATCAGTCGCCTTCAGTCCAGACGGTCATCTGCTAGCCAGTGGTTGTCAAGACCAGACAGTAAGGCTATGGAGTATTAAAACGGGTCAATGCCTCGATATTTTGAAAGGGCATATGCATTGGGTATGGGTAGTCGCCTTCAGCCCGGATGGTAATCTGCTAGCCAGTGGCTGTCATGACAAAATAATAAGGCTATGGGATGTCAGCAGTGGTCGTTGTCTTCAGACTCTGCATGGTCATAATGATTGGATATGGTCACTTGCCTTTAGTCCTGATGGTCGAACGCTGGCAAGTGGTAGCACTGATAAAACAATCAAGCTGTGGAATGTCAATACAGGTCAGAATATTGAAACTTTAGAGGGGCATACCAGTTCAATCTACTCAGTCACCTTTCTAGATGCTTGTACATTGGCAAGTGGTAGCGGTGATCAAAATGTGAAACTATGGGATATCAGTACAAGCAGCTGCGTAAAAACTTTCTTTGGACATTCCAAGTTAGTTTGGTCAGTAGCCTTTAGTCCTGACACTCAAACCATTGCCAGTAGCAGTGAAGATGAGACTATAAAGCTTTGGAATGCAAAGACTGGTGAGTGCTTGACAACTTTGAAAAACTCTAAACTTTACGAAGGCATGAATATTAATGGAGTGATTGGTTTAAAAGAGGCTGAAAAAATTGTTCTCAAGAATTTAGGTGCGCTTGAGAATTAAAGAGGATTAACACAAATAGCTATTCGCGTTTCCAGAACAAAACTGTACCCAAGATACCAAAAGCCAATACTCCTAACACATTAGAAGATTCTGGGACAGAAGCTGACTTCAGTACTAAAAATGCAGATTCTCCGATTAGCCGATGAGCCGCGGTTGTAGGATGAACTGGGTCCCAAAATAAAAACTTATCTGGATTACAAGCTACTGGTTGGGTAGGCAAAGTCAAGGGGATCACTGATAAATCCTGTATGCAATAGTTCGTAGCATTTGTCAGGCTGAATTCCCTTGGCTCGGTGATTATCCTACTAAATAAGTCATTAACATTGAAAGGAATAATGTTGAGATGAGGGACTAGTCGTTGGTTCAAAAAGTTGATGGTCGCGTTCAAGCTAGAGTTATGTGCATCAGTCAACGTACTGAACAAGCTAGGTATTTGACTGTTGAAGTTTGCAACTGGAAACTTTCCCAAATCTGGCTGATTAACTACCAGAAAATCTTCAGCGCCTATGACAGCAAGCGATGTGACTGCTGCTGATATATTTGCAACTGCCTGATTAGGGTTGGGAACACCCCCCCCAAAGTAACTGAAGTAATCATTAGCACCAGCCCAGACGATATAAAGGGCGTTGGGATTAGCAGACGGATTTTCGGCTGTAAAGTTAGCGATCTGGGTTTGCAATCCGGGTAACGCAGGATTGCTAATGTTATTGACCCCGGTGGTAGCCCCTCCATAAGCAAAGTTATTGCGAGGATTGAAGGATAATCCTAAGTCTTGTGCCAGATATTCTACCCAAACTGAGCCATTGGAAAAACGTCCATCAAAGTATGTTGAGCTTGAGGGAAAGGTTTTATTTGTGGCATTGAATGCATTTCCTGTGTCTGAAAAGCTGTCACCAAAAACATAAATATCTTCATAATTCTGTGCCGCTAAGATTTTAAGCGGAAATATGAAAGACAACAGGAAAAATCCTGTCGTCAGAATTGTTTTTTTCATTTAATTATTGACTACACTTTAAATCTTGGTGTGTATCTTAGCAGGAAACGAACTATTCAGGTTCATTGACCGGAACAGGGCCTAGTGCCACACTACCCCAGCGGATTACGCTTGCAGAGGCAGAACTGGCGGCACCAAAGCCATAGAGTAAAACCAAGTCATTTTCGTGAATTTTGCCAAGTTGAGCAGCGTGGTACAAATTGGCTAGGGTTAGCGCTGGTCCCATGTTTGCATAAAGAGGGTAGACATTGATTGTGCGTTCTGAGTCAATGCCCAATACACGCGTACAGAAGCTTGCAAACCAAGCAGTGGGAGTATTAAAAATAAAAAAGTCAATTTGCTTCAGGGTAACACCAGCAGCAGCAATAGCCCCCTCACAACAAGTAAGCAGTAAATCCGCAGCTGTTTCGCCGATCACTTTATTCGTATCCTTGGGTACCTGCATTTGAAACCGTTGATTGCCTTCTTTGTCCTCAGTAAGTTTAAAAGACAATTGATCGCACAAAATACTAGTATTAACTGTCTTTGTACCAAGAATGCCTTGGTTTGGTTTTAGTGAACTAACTAGGAAAGCTCCAGCACCATCGCTAAAAAACCATGAAAGAGTATCGTCTTTATCGAAGAAGCGAGAGTACGTACAAGAGATCGCCACTAGGACATTGCGGTGCATTCCTGCTTGTACTAAAGCACAAGCAGTTTGAAGGGCAATTAGGGTACTAGCACACGATCCATCAAGGTTCCATGCGCCACACTGTAGTCCCAGTTGACGAGCAAGAAAGGCGGCATTGCCAAATCCGATTTTTTCAGGTAAAAACGAGGCGACGAGCAGGAGATCTACGTCATTGACAGAAAGCTTTGCCGCTTTGATGGCATCCTTGGCTGCCCGATACTCCAGGGTCAGCGACGACTCGCTAGGAGCAAGTATCCTCTGTTCAAAAGTGCCCCGAAAAGGATCTGACAGATAAGGCATCATTTCTAACTCAAACTTGTTGCTCGGCGTGGAATTATTTAGAGAGATCATTCTTGCCAAGCTTTTTTGCTCTACTTGAGCTACTATCTCAGGGTATTTTTCTTTGTAGTAATCTTTTGTACGTCTAATGCTAGGAAAGCTAACTGCTAGTGAGCAAATGCCTACGGAAGGGTACACCATGTTTAAGGTTATTTCAATAATTTGTAGTGCTTTGAGAAATTAAGTTATTAATACGATTTGAAATTGGTGCCTTCCAACTTGGGTCGATTATTACATCAACAACGAACGGATTAGTTGAAACAAGGGCTTTCTCTAGCGCAGCCTGAATGTCAGACTCCCTTTCGACACGAATGCCATCGGCTCCCATCCCGCAGGCAATCTTAACGAAATCCGTCTGTGGAATCTCTACATTTACACCCTTGAACCCTTGCATTGTTGTTCCCTGATCGCACATGTTGTAGCGCGAGTCATTGAGTACAATCCAAACAGCAGGAATCTGGTGTTGCACAGCTGTACTTATCTCGTTATTCATGAGCATGGCACCATCCCCAACAATTGCGACAGCTTTGCCATTTCTTGCCAGTGCCGCACCTACAACACCCGTAACAAAATGCCCCATAGACCCGAAGCCAGTGCTAACCCGAAAACGGCCTGGTTTAGTAAATCGTAGATGATGAATTGCCCAGGCAAAGGAGTTACCAGATTCAGCCATTACTACTGCATCGCTTCCTTCAACAATCACCTGTTGAATCGCATCCATAAGCACTTTGGGACGCACTAAACTGCCTGTGCATGGCTTGATTAAATCAAGTTCAGGTCGAGGCAGCGTTAGCGCCGTTGAGCGACTATCACTTACAGAAAAGTGCTTCAACAGCTCCTTGATGAACACTTTTATGTCAGACTGGATAGCAAATGTCTTAGCATCTGGATATGCTGCTCCTGGCACATCTCGGTCAATGTCAATATGCAAAAATCCCCGCTGGGGGATCATTGTAGGGTTCCAGAACGATGTAAACTCACCAAGGCGCGTTCCCAGAACCAAAGTGTGCAAAGGATAGTACTCCTGCATATATGTCAAAACAGATTTGTGTCCAGCAAAGCCTGTAACTCCTACAAATTGTGGATGATCTTCGGGAAAAATCCCTTTACCACGCGGTGAACACATTACTGCTGCGCCTGTTATCTCAGCAAGTTGCCGAATCTCTTCGGCAGCAGCGCGCGCACCGAAGCCAACCCAGATGGCAAAGGACCCTTCAGTCAGTAACCGGACACATTCTGCAATTGTTTCTTCACTTGCTGTTGCCACAGCATGAGACAGAGTTACTCGTGGCAACGAAGTTGTTAGTGAACTTGTCTGGATATTTGTAGGGATACTTAGATAGGCGACGAATCCTTCTGGTTGTGCTAGCCCGATGGCAAGCCTTCGAGATATCTCTGTGAGTTCATCGCTAGATTTGAGATTAGTCGCGTAATGGAATATTTGCCCCGAATTAAAAATATTTGTGCTGGGCATAGTGTATGCGCTGGTTTCCTGGAAAGCCCAACGTCCCCGCTGTGGTGCTGAGGTTGAAGCTGACACAAGAATTACCTTAGCGCCCTCCCAACGAGCAGCTAATAGCCCTGTCAAAGCGTTGGTGATCCCTGGACCAGTTGTAGTGAATATCACAACTGGGCGATCGCTAGCAAAATACGCCTCAATGGCTGCAAAAGCGGCTCCAGCTTCATGGCGAAAGTGCAACACCTGGATGGAACTTTGATGTAATGCAGCCCACACTGGGGCGATCGCACCTCCCGATACACCAAAGGCATACTGTACTCCCATATCTTCCAGGATTTTTACCACTGCTTCCGCTACCGAAAAAGTTTCGGATGGCTTGCTATTAGATGGCTGTTTACTTGAGTTTAATTGTTTAGTGGTATTCGCTTGTGTATCCTGAAATTTCACATCCATACAAACTATACTTAGGAATAATTTCCTTTCTGGAATAACTATTATCCCACACCTAAACTTAGTAATCTTGTAATATCAATGTAATATGAATTTATTTGGATAACGCCCATACAACTTCGGTGAGTACTGCTCTCTAACGCAGGTATAACTGTAAAACTACCTTGGTGGTTAACTTTGCCAATCTTTGAGCAACCTATAAGTTCCGTATTGCCCTGATATAGAAAAAATGTTTAGAGACTTCAATAACAGTGGATGTGGCGATGCCTGCGGTGGTCACTGAACGGCTGGTGAGCGGAGTCGAACCATGTCGTTCGCGTAGCGTCTCGTAGAGAAATGCGGGCTGCGCCAACGCAGATGGGTTCACCCGTCTTTTTAGTTTGTGAAAACTGAACACTATTAATCAAGCTTTGGAGTATAAAAAGGTGATTGAATTAAATCAGTATAAGGCTTTAACTTTCGATTGTTACGGAACCCTAATTGATTGGGAAAATGGCATCTTAGGGGTGCTAAAGCCACTTTTGC
This portion of the Nostoc sp. GT001 genome encodes:
- a CDS encoding SGNH/GDSL hydrolase family protein; protein product: MKKTILTTGFFLLSFIFPLKILAAQNYEDIYVFGDSFSDTGNAFNATNKTFPSSSTYFDGRFSNGSVWVEYLAQDLGLSFNPRNNFAYGGATTGVNNISNPALPGLQTQIANFTAENPSANPNALYIVWAGANDYFSYFGGGVPNPNQAVANISAAVTSLAVIGAEDFLVVNQPDLGKFPVANFNSQIPSLFSTLTDAHNSSLNATINFLNQRLVPHLNIIPFNVNDLFSRIITEPREFSLTNATNYCIQDLSVIPLTLPTQPVACNPDKFLFWDPVHPTTAAHRLIGESAFLVLKSASVPESSNVLGVLAFGILGTVLFWKRE
- a CDS encoding NB-ARC domain-containing protein is translated as MTLQNWRRKRGVALTTKGLQKIKEAKHQSEAKENFGNRYTLEEMSVRSGLYSATISKVLNREGGVDKQTIEKLFSVFNLKIDKSDYSSSNTRLDWGEAIFNSTFYGRIEELITLEQWILNEHCQLVALLGIGGIGKTALSVKFAQKIQDNFEYVIWRSLREAPPVKIIVGNLIQFLSDEQETESNLPESFSDRVSRLLYYLQNNRCLVILDNAESILRSGSRAGLYREGYEEYGELLRRVGEATHQSCLVLTSREKPKEVALLEGQALPVRSLPMSGLKMVEGQEILKLKGLSAAEDEWKVMIERYAGNPLALKIVATTVQDIFDGNVTEFLQQDTAVFGDIRDILEQQFERLSDLEKNIMYWLAINRESITLSELRDDIISPVPPAKLLEAVESLGRRSLIEKATPTLIEKTGSFFTLQPVVMEYVTSSLIENVCEEIVTQNIDLFRCHALMKATGKDYVKDTQVRLIIKPVIDGLLDVLRSKRNIENQLTQIITKLRETSPLEPGYTTGNILNLLSHLETDLNGYDFSYLTVWQADLRSVNLHNVNFVHANLTKSVFAETLGGIHSVAFSPDGKLLATGDTNNEICLYQVADGKQLLTCKGHTGFIWPVSFSPDGHILASGSDDQTVKLWDTRTGQCLTTLNQHNGGIWSVTFSPQGTILASSSEDQTVKLWHTSTGQCFKTLQGHSNRVTSVAFSPQGLTLASGSDDKTVKLWDISTGQCLNTVQVDNSGSRSVAFSPDGKTLAIGCHDKMVRLCDLSTGKFVQILQGHTDCVNSVVFSSDGKTLASSSDDQTVKLWDINTGRCCTSLQGHSSRIPSIAFSPEGTKIASGSEDQTVMFWDIKTGKCLKILQGYCNGIWSVTFSSNGLVIASGSNDQKVKLWDAITGKCLKTFQGHSNRVTSVAFSSDSQILASGSEDQTVKLWDASTGRCLKTFQGHSNRVTSVAFSPDGHLLASGCQDQTVRLWSIKTGQCLDILKGHMHWVWVVAFSPDGNLLASGCHDKIIRLWDVSSGRCLQTLHGHNDWIWSLAFSPDGRTLASGSTDKTIKLWNVNTGQNIETLEGHTSSIYSVTFLDACTLASGSGDQNVKLWDISTSSCVKTFFGHSKLVWSVAFSPDTQTIASSSEDETIKLWNAKTGECLTTLKNSKLYEGMNINGVIGLKEAEKIVLKNLGALEN
- a CDS encoding 3-oxoacyl-[acyl-carrier-protein] synthase III C-terminal domain-containing protein gives rise to the protein MVYPSVGICSLAVSFPSIRRTKDYYKEKYPEIVAQVEQKSLARMISLNNSTPSNKFELEMMPYLSDPFRGTFEQRILAPSESSLTLEYRAAKDAIKAAKLSVNDVDLLLVASFLPEKIGFGNAAFLARQLGLQCGAWNLDGSCASTLIALQTACALVQAGMHRNVLVAISCTYSRFFDKDDTLSWFFSDGAGAFLVSSLKPNQGILGTKTVNTSILCDQLSFKLTEDKEGNQRFQMQVPKDTNKVIGETAADLLLTCCEGAIAAAGVTLKQIDFFIFNTPTAWFASFCTRVLGIDSERTINVYPLYANMGPALTLANLYHAAQLGKIHENDLVLLYGFGAASSASASVIRWGSVALGPVPVNEPE
- a CDS encoding ScyA-related TPP-binding enzyme; the encoded protein is MDVKFQDTQANTTKQLNSSKQPSNSKPSETFSVAEAVVKILEDMGVQYAFGVSGGAIAPVWAALHQSSIQVLHFRHEAGAAFAAIEAYFASDRPVVIFTTTGPGITNALTGLLAARWEGAKVILVSASTSAPQRGRWAFQETSAYTMPSTNIFNSGQIFHYATNLKSSDELTEISRRLAIGLAQPEGFVAYLSIPTNIQTSSLTTSLPRVTLSHAVATASEETIAECVRLLTEGSFAIWVGFGARAAAEEIRQLAEITGAAVMCSPRGKGIFPEDHPQFVGVTGFAGHKSVLTYMQEYYPLHTLVLGTRLGEFTSFWNPTMIPQRGFLHIDIDRDVPGAAYPDAKTFAIQSDIKVFIKELLKHFSVSDSRSTALTLPRPELDLIKPCTGSLVRPKVLMDAIQQVIVEGSDAVVMAESGNSFAWAIHHLRFTKPGRFRVSTGFGSMGHFVTGVVGAALARNGKAVAIVGDGAMLMNNEISTAVQHQIPAVWIVLNDSRYNMCDQGTTMQGFKGVNVEIPQTDFVKIACGMGADGIRVERESDIQAALEKALVSTNPFVVDVIIDPSWKAPISNRINNLISQSTTNY